The Gordonia terrae genome contains the following window.
GCGTCAGCCGCCGAGTTCAGCAGGGGCACGAGGAACAGACCGCCGGTGAACACCGACCCGACGGAGGGCAGCAGCGTGCTGATGTGGGCCACCAACGATTTCGACACGGTCTTCCAGTAGTGCTCGCCCTGCTCGGAGAACACGTGCTCGATCTGTTGCCGGCTGTCGGAGAACGACCCCGACACCGCGTTCAGGCTGTTGAGCATGCGGTCGAGTTGCGCGGTGTTGCGGGACAGGTCGTCGAGATCCTTCGAGACCGTGGTCGCGATCGACCGCACATTCTTGATCGGCGGCATGGTGCGATTCAGTGTCGCCATCGTGTCCTGGACCTTCTGAATGCTGCCGCCGTTGATGAAATAGGCGAGAACGGCAATGGTGTCCTCGAGGGGCGGCGGAGACGTCGTACGGTCAAGCGGGATCACGCTGCCGTCCCGCAGCAACTCACCACCGCCTTCGGTCGGCGGCTCGAGCGCCAGGTAGGTGTCGCCGAGTGGCGTGTTCTGCCGGATGATCGCCGAGGAGTCGGCGGGGACCGGGCGATCGTCGGTCAGTCCGACCACCACGTCGACACCTTCGTCGGTGGTCTCGGTGTGGTTCACGCGGCCGACCTGGAGCCCGTTCATCATCACATCGGCGCCGTCCGGCAGGTTGAGCACGCTCGCGAACTGCAGTGTGACCTCATAGTCGAGCGGGACACTGCTCTTCACCGACGGCAGCCGGTTCGGACTCAACGCCGAGCACCCGGTGAGTCCGATCACCGCTACGAGCACCGCGGCCAGGCCCAGTGCGGTTCGTCTTCCGATCATTTCTGGAGACCCGCCTTCTGCAACAGGATGGACAGTGCATTGACCGGCGCCGACTGTCCGCCGCCCACATCGATCTTCGGCGCGACATACGGAATCGAGAGCGCACCGGAGGACGATTCCTGCTGGCGCATGGCAGCGGCGACCGACGGCGTCATGGACACGAGTTGGCCGAGTTCGGGTGCACGCTGGGCGCCGTAGGCGATGATGTCTTCGACCGGACCGTGTAGCAGCGGCCACAGGATGTCCTCCCCGTAGTTCCGCTGGATGTCGTACATCAGCGCGATCGTCCAGCCGATTCCCCGGCAGAACCTCGCGACGTCGTAGAACAGGGTCGTCCCGAGCTGCGTGACCGAGGGCATCTGGTTCATGATCGACATGATCTGATCCCAGTTCTTCACTGCGTCGTCGGTCAGCGGCGCCATGTCGCGGATCGACGAACCGATGTCGGCGACGAACGCGTCCGGATTCTGCGCCGCGCGGGCGGCGTTCTCGAACATCCGCGACGCCTGCGGACCGGTCCCGGCGAACGCCCGGTCCGCACCGTCGAGGGCGGTCTCCAGGTCGTCGCCGCCGTTGTCGGACAATGACTTCAAGAAGTCCGCCGCAGAAGCGGCAACCTCCGAGATGCTCTTCGGGGTGAACGAGTTCTCCACGCCGATGCATCGCCCTTCCGCCAGGGCAGGGCCGCCTGCATAGTTGCCCACCAACTCCAGACTGCGGTCGGCCAGTAGCGACTTGGATCTGGTCACAGCCTTGACGTCGGCGGGATAGCTGCGCCCAGGGTCCAGCGAGAACGTGACCCGTACGTGGTCACCTCGACTCTCGATCCGGTCGATCGCTCCGACGCGAATACCCATCTGGGTGACCGGGTTTCCCTCATACAGGCCGATCGTGTCGGTGACATCGACGCAGAATCCGTCGCCGCCGGGCGCGCCGTCGTCGACGCCGGTGGCGCCTGCCGACGTCAATCCGATCGTGGTGATCACGCCGAGCAACACCACCACGGTCCCCAACGCGATGGCCAGGCGCCGTTTCGAGGAGCCAACGATCTCTCGCATCAGCAGTTCCTTCCGGGAATGGGGATGCACACGTCCTCGGTCCACAGGGTGCCGCCGCCGACCTGACGCATCCCTTCGGGAGTGATCCACTGCGCCAGCTTCTTCCGAGTGGCGACCAGCCCGTCGATGGCCGGGCCGAGCTGCTGCTGCAGCCGGATGATGGTGTCTTTCATCTGGTTCACGTGACTGGAGACCAGTTCGCTGTGGTTGAGGTAGAACCGCATGAACGGAGCCAACTTCATGAGGACGTTCGCGAACAGCTTGTAGGCGTAGTTGAAGCCCGCGGAGTTGACGTGGTAGGTGCTCACCACGATGTCGATCTTGCGGATCAGCTCGAAGACGAACTCACGGTTCCCGTTGAACGTCTGCAGGTACTCCGCGGCGAGCGAGGCGATGTCGTGAACCTGGCCGCGTTGCCTGTCGAACACAGCGGTGACCGACTCGAGACCGTTCACGATGGAGCGCAGCGAGGTGTCGTTCCCATCGAGTGCGCCGGCGACCTGGTCGAGGTTGGCATTGACCTCTCGGGTGTCGACCGTGTCGGTGGTACTCGGCACGGCCTGGATCACATCGCCGATCGAGTAGGGAACGGTCACCCGGCCGGCCGGGATCGGGCCGCTGAGCTCCTCACGCCCGAGCGGGATCATCGTGATCGCGTATCCGCCCACCGGCGTGAGCATCCGGACTTCCATCTTCGTCTGGTCACCGACGAACGTCTCGGCATCGATGCGCGCGGTGACCTTCACCCGATCGGGTTGGAGTGCGACGTCGGACACCTTGCCGATGCTGATGCCCGCGACGCGCACGTCCTGTCCGGACTCGATCGCCGAGGCGTCGGTGACCTCGAAGGTGATCGTCTTCTGGCCCGGCGGACGCAGATAGATGATCGCGAGAGTGCCGAGGAGGGCCGCCACCACGACCAGGACGATCACGCCGAGCACGCCGTCGTGGGAGGTGAATCTGCGTATCCCCTTCTGGTTCATCGATTGCACAGGACCACCTCGCTACCGGTCATCAGGATTCGCACGTCGGAGGGAATGTGCGCGCGACCTTTCGCGCACTGCTTGCTGAACGAGGCATGCGTGTCGATGCCTCGCAGACCTGCAAGCGCATTGGGCATCAGCTGGAAGGACTTCAGCGCTTCCTGCATGGACGAGAACGTGGTCTTGAGGAATACGTCGACATCGAATTCCTCGTTCACACCGAGCGCCACCAGAAGCCTCTCGATCGGTTCGAAGAGTGCGGGTCCGGCGCTGGCGGTGACCGCGAACTCATCCAGAACCGTCATGGCGTTGCTGATCGGCAGATCGACCGCTTCCAGAAAACCCATGACCTGTGGCGACCGACCGCCCATCGTGTCGGCGATACGAGCCAGATTCGACGTCAGGGTGGAGATGAGCTGCTGCCGATTCTCGGCAAACCGCGCCAGCTTCTGGGTGCTGTCCAGCATCGGGCCGAGGCCGCTGCCGTCACCCTGGAGCAGGGCGATGGCGTTCTCGCTGAACTGATTGACCTCGTCGGCGTTCATCGTCGTCAGAACCGGTTGGAGTCCGTTGAACAGTGACGTGATGTCGAAGGACGGAACCGTCTGTGCGGTCGTCGCGTGACTCACCATGGTCCCGGGCGTCTTGCCGGGTTGCAGGTCGAGATACCGCACTCCGGTCAGATTCTGGTACTTGATCGCCAGGGTCGACGTCGACGTCAGCTTCTGGCTGTCGTCCATGGTGAACTCGACCCGCGCATAGGGGGACCCGTCGTCGTTGCGTTCGAGGTCGACCGACACGATCTTGCCGATCCGCTTCCCGCGGAATCGGACGTCGCCGTTGTCGTGGAGACCCGACGCATCGGTGAAGTCGGCGCGGTAGGTCACCACGCTGGCGTCGACCGGGTTCCGCATGGCGTTCACGACGAGCACGAACAACATGACGGTCACCGCAGCGACCACCGCGACCTTTGCCCCGGCGACAACTGTGCTGCGAGATGCCATCTCAGTTACCTCCCGCGCGTCGACCGTCGATGGACTTCATACGTTCCAGCGGACCCGAGACGGCCGGCACGCTGTCGAGGAGGAGGCGCAGCTGCAGCGTCTTGCTTGCATCGTCGCCCGTGAAACTGTTGCGCAACTGCTCGATTGCCTTTCGTGTCTTCGCCATCGACGCACCCCCGCCGATCATCTGCGGTACCGGGTCGATCAGATATTTGAACGAGGTGACCAGGGGCGTCAGGTCGGCCGAGTGGGAAGCCAGCAGCGTTCCCGCCGCACCGAACAATCCGCCGGAGGCGACTTCCAGCGATCGGTTCATGAGATCGTGGTACGCCTCGTCCACTCCTCGCGAACCGTCGGGCATCTTGTTGAAGACGCTGCCGGTGATCGCGTCGAGAGCCTTCATCGCCTCACGGTTGAATCCCGGGAATGCCTCGGCAAGGTCGTTCATCTCGCGCAGCAGCGTGCTGGGCAGGTGGCGTTGGGTGCGCGCCACCTTGTCGGTGAAGATGATCGCGGTCTCGATCAACGGGGAGAGTCCGTCGGCGTAGCGCATCACCTCGTCGAGGCTCTCGATCATGTCCCGCGTCAGGGTGCCGTCCACGACGATCGAACTCCGCTCGATCATCGTCGACATGGTGAAGTCGGGGGCCGCGGAACGCCGGAGCGTCTGTCCGTCGGACAGTTCCGACCCACCCGGCATCGCGATCAGGTTGACCGCGGTGACGCCGAAGTAGTTCTGCGGCCGGTAGTCGACCTCGAACGAATCGGTGAGACTGTCGGCGGCCTGCGGATCGAGCACCACGTCGACGTGCACGACTTCGGGGTCGGTGGAGTCGATGGCGGTTACCTCGCCGACCTCCGCGCCGCGCAACAGGATTCGGCTCCCGGTGTCCACCCCCGGGCCGAGAGCCGGCAGCACCAGATGGAGATCGGTGCCCTTGGGCGCGGTGGCCCGCGGATAGACCACGGCGAAGACCGTGACCACGACGGCGAGTACCGCCACCGCGATGACGCCGGCGCGGACCAGTGTCCGCGTCTGGCCGCGGGCATCCCCGCGGAGGAAGTCCTGACTGCTGTATGACGACACGTCAACCCCTGAACGGAAGGACCGGATTGAGGCCCCAGATGGCCACGGTCATGAGGAAATTGAGGACAACGATGGCCACCAGGCTCGCACGGATCGCCCGCCCGGATGCGGCACCGACACCGGCCGGCCCGCCGGACGCGAAATACCCGTAGTAGCAGTGGATGATGGTGATCACCGCACAGAAGATGAGTGCCTTCGCCACCGACGCCAGCAAGTCCGGTATCGAGACGAACTGGGCGAAATAGTGATCGTAGGTCCCCTCGGGTTGGTCGTGGAACAGCTTCACGATCAGCCCGCCTGTCAGGAAGCTGACGACCAGGGCCATGAGGTAGCTCGGCAGGACCACGAGCATGCCGCCGATCAAGCGTGTCCCGACCACGAACGGGATCGCGCGAAGACCCATGGTCTCGGTGGCGTCGATCTCCTCGGAGATCCGCATGGCACCGATCTCGGCGGTCATCCGGCAGCCTGCTTGAGCCGCGAATCCGATCCCGGTGATGATCGGCGCGACGACACGGATGTTGCCGAACGAGTTGATGATCCCGGTCAGCGCGCCGAAACCGAGGAGGTCGAACGCCATGAAGGCCATGATCGCCACCACCGATCCCACGGCGATCCCGAGGAAGAACATCAGGCTCACCACACCGCCGTCGACGATGATCGAGCCGCTGCCCCAGGCCATGTCGTTCATGGTCTTCATCGTCTGCTTGCGGTAATGCCGGATTGTCGTGGGCAGCAGAACGAATGTCTTGCCCACGAACACGACGATCTGACCGAACGTTGCGAACGCGTTGGTGAAGCTCTCGCCCACCGAACGTCCCAGCCGGCCCAGTGCGCCGGTACGAGGAGCTGCGTGTGTTGTCATGTCGTCACGCCAATCGGGCCGGGAAGAACATGGCCTGCAGCTGGCTGACCGCCATGTTCGTCATGAAGATGCAGAGGACGCTCAGGACCACCGACGCGTTGACCGCGTTGGCGACGCCCTTGGGCCCGCCCTTGGCCTCCAGCCCTCGCAGGCTCGCGATCACCACGACGATGAACGCGAACAGGACCGCCTTGAGGACCGAGAACATCAAGTCCGTCGGTGTCGCGAAGGTGCCGAAGGACTGCCAGAAGCTGGCCGGTACCACGTCGTTGACGTTCGCCGAGATCGCAAGTCCGGCTGCGACTCCCGAAGCGATGATCATGACGCAGAGCGCCGGCGCGATCGCCAGCATGGCCAGGAACCGGGGCACGATGAGCCGCTGAACCGGATTCACGCCGATGACCCGCATCGCCTCGATCTCCTCGCGGATCGATCGTGCGCCGAGATCCGAGGCGATGGCCGACGCCGCGGCGCCGCTCATCAGCAGGCCGGCCGCCATCGGGGCTCCCTGGTTGACCACGCCCAGGCCGCTCGCGGCACCGGCGAGTGAGTTCGCGCCGACTTGATCCATGACACCGCCGACCTGAACCGACACCTCGGCGCCGATGGGCACCGCCATGAGAAGCGCCGGGAGCGCGGTGACCTTGAACAGCTTCCACATCTGATCGATCACCTCGGCACCGGCCAGGCGCAACGAGAGCGCGTCGGTGATCGCGAAGCGGATCATCTCCATCGCCAGACGCGCCGAGCGGCCGATGGTCGCCAGACTGCGTGTGATCCGGTCGATCACGCCGCCACCCACCCTGCGGAGCGCGTCAACCGACCTCACTCCTGGACTGCGCTCTCCCAGAGCACTGACGGTCATTGGTGATCCTCTCGAATTGTCGCGGAGCCATCCGCGTCGGTCGTACTTCGGGTGACGTTCCACCCCTGGCTGTCTGGGACGTTTGACCACCCGGTGGCGCACGCTTGCGGCCACTTTCCACCAGACGTGCCTGTGGCCTAAAACCTTTAGTTGAACTACTGTGACCCCCGACACTTTGACCGCTCCTGAGCCTAGCAGTCATGAGACGTAATCTGTCAAGTGTCAGCAGCTCGGGATCGAAGGAATCAGCCACCGAACCGGGCCAACCGGACACCGAGAGACGCCGCCGGCGACCTTTCGGACACGTCCGGCCGCCGGACGCGCTCCCGGCGCGGTCCGGTCAACCGACAGCGGCGGCAGCCCCCGGGCGGCTCAGCCCATCAGCCGCCGCAGCACCTTCTCCATCGCACGGCTGTATGGCGGGTAGGTCGCCGCCAGGTCCGGGCGAGCAGGTTTGCTCAAGACCGCCTTGCGATGACTGAACGTGTCGAATCCGTTCCGCCCGTGGTAATTCCCCATTCCGGAAGCTCCGACGCCGCCGAACGGCAGCTCGGGGACCAGAAGCTGGTACAGCAGATGATTCACCGTCACCGAACCCGATGACGTCCGCTCCACGACCGCATCCTCGACCGCCCGGGAACCGGTGAACAGATACAGGGCAAGCGGTTTCGGCCGGGAGTTGACGAAGTCGATCGCGGCGTCGAGGTCGGGCACCGAGATCAGCGGCAACACCGGGCCGAAGATCTCCTCCTGCATCAGCTCGGAGTCGGGATCGGGGTCGGTGACCAGCGCAGGCTTGATCGTCCGCTTGGCATCGTCGATCTCGCCGCCGTACTGTTCGCCGCCATGGGTCTGGAGAACGCGTCGCAGGCGGTCCACATGGCGCTGATTCACGATGCGGGTGGTGTCGTGCGCGGCCCGCAGCGGTAGCTCCTCGAGCAATCGTTCGACCAGCGCGGGCCGTACGGACTCCTCGACGAGGACATAGTCCGGAGCGGTACACGTCTGGCCCGCGTTCACCGACTTGGCCCACGCGATGCGTCTGGCCGCCACGTCGAGATCGGCGTCGGCAGCGACGATCACGGGACTCTTGCCCCCGAGTTCGAGTGTCACCGGGGTCAGATTCTGGGCGCTCGCGGCCATGACCGCGCGGCCGATCGACGTCGACCCGGTGAAGAAGGTGTGGTCGAACGGCTGGGCT
Protein-coding sequences here:
- a CDS encoding MlaD family protein; amino-acid sequence: MSSYSSQDFLRGDARGQTRTLVRAGVIAVAVLAVVVTVFAVVYPRATAPKGTDLHLVLPALGPGVDTGSRILLRGAEVGEVTAIDSTDPEVVHVDVVLDPQAADSLTDSFEVDYRPQNYFGVTAVNLIAMPGGSELSDGQTLRRSAAPDFTMSTMIERSSIVVDGTLTRDMIESLDEVMRYADGLSPLIETAIIFTDKVARTQRHLPSTLLREMNDLAEAFPGFNREAMKALDAITGSVFNKMPDGSRGVDEAYHDLMNRSLEVASGGLFGAAGTLLASHSADLTPLVTSFKYLIDPVPQMIGGGASMAKTRKAIEQLRNSFTGDDASKTLQLRLLLDSVPAVSGPLERMKSIDGRRAGGN
- a CDS encoding MlaE family ABC transporter permease, translating into MTTHAAPRTGALGRLGRSVGESFTNAFATFGQIVVFVGKTFVLLPTTIRHYRKQTMKTMNDMAWGSGSIIVDGGVVSLMFFLGIAVGSVVAIMAFMAFDLLGFGALTGIINSFGNIRVVAPIITGIGFAAQAGCRMTAEIGAMRISEEIDATETMGLRAIPFVVGTRLIGGMLVVLPSYLMALVVSFLTGGLIVKLFHDQPEGTYDHYFAQFVSIPDLLASVAKALIFCAVITIIHCYYGYFASGGPAGVGAASGRAIRASLVAIVVLNFLMTVAIWGLNPVLPFRG
- a CDS encoding aldehyde dehydrogenase family protein, whose amino-acid sequence is MSVTEMSTSTAGTESGSALAGARSAFDSGRTRPLSWRVAQLEGLLRFIDECEPAIAAAIGADLGRGSMATFMADVAPVRHEIRHSLANVARWMKPDKVRMSAATAPGKAWVVSEPKGVALILGAWNFPILLTLHPLVSCLAAGNAAVVKPSELAAATARLLSEQLPRYLDAEAVRVVLGDAEVSAALAAQPFDHTFFTGSTSIGRAVMAASAQNLTPVTLELGGKSPVIVAADADLDVAARRIAWAKSVNAGQTCTAPDYVLVEESVRPALVERLLEELPLRAAHDTTRIVNQRHVDRLRRVLQTHGGEQYGGEIDDAKRTIKPALVTDPDPDSELMQEEIFGPVLPLISVPDLDAAIDFVNSRPKPLALYLFTGSRAVEDAVVERTSSGSVTVNHLLYQLLVPELPFGGVGASGMGNYHGRNGFDTFSHRKAVLSKPARPDLAATYPPYSRAMEKVLRRLMG
- a CDS encoding MlaD family protein, producing MREIVGSSKRRLAIALGTVVVLLGVITTIGLTSAGATGVDDGAPGGDGFCVDVTDTIGLYEGNPVTQMGIRVGAIDRIESRGDHVRVTFSLDPGRSYPADVKAVTRSKSLLADRSLELVGNYAGGPALAEGRCIGVENSFTPKSISEVAASAADFLKSLSDNGGDDLETALDGADRAFAGTGPQASRMFENAARAAQNPDAFVADIGSSIRDMAPLTDDAVKNWDQIMSIMNQMPSVTQLGTTLFYDVARFCRGIGWTIALMYDIQRNYGEDILWPLLHGPVEDIIAYGAQRAPELGQLVSMTPSVAAAMRQQESSSGALSIPYVAPKIDVGGGQSAPVNALSILLQKAGLQK
- a CDS encoding ABC transporter permease, whose amino-acid sequence is MTVSALGERSPGVRSVDALRRVGGGVIDRITRSLATIGRSARLAMEMIRFAITDALSLRLAGAEVIDQMWKLFKVTALPALLMAVPIGAEVSVQVGGVMDQVGANSLAGAASGLGVVNQGAPMAAGLLMSGAAASAIASDLGARSIREEIEAMRVIGVNPVQRLIVPRFLAMLAIAPALCVMIIASGVAAGLAISANVNDVVPASFWQSFGTFATPTDLMFSVLKAVLFAFIVVVIASLRGLEAKGGPKGVANAVNASVVLSVLCIFMTNMAVSQLQAMFFPARLA
- a CDS encoding MlaD family protein yields the protein MASRSTVVAGAKVAVVAAVTVMLFVLVVNAMRNPVDASVVTYRADFTDASGLHDNGDVRFRGKRIGKIVSVDLERNDDGSPYARVEFTMDDSQKLTSTSTLAIKYQNLTGVRYLDLQPGKTPGTMVSHATTAQTVPSFDITSLFNGLQPVLTTMNADEVNQFSENAIALLQGDGSGLGPMLDSTQKLARFAENRQQLISTLTSNLARIADTMGGRSPQVMGFLEAVDLPISNAMTVLDEFAVTASAGPALFEPIERLLVALGVNEEFDVDVFLKTTFSSMQEALKSFQLMPNALAGLRGIDTHASFSKQCAKGRAHIPSDVRILMTGSEVVLCNR
- a CDS encoding MlaD family protein; its protein translation is MNQKGIRRFTSHDGVLGVIVLVVVAALLGTLAIIYLRPPGQKTITFEVTDASAIESGQDVRVAGISIGKVSDVALQPDRVKVTARIDAETFVGDQTKMEVRMLTPVGGYAITMIPLGREELSGPIPAGRVTVPYSIGDVIQAVPSTTDTVDTREVNANLDQVAGALDGNDTSLRSIVNGLESVTAVFDRQRGQVHDIASLAAEYLQTFNGNREFVFELIRKIDIVVSTYHVNSAGFNYAYKLFANVLMKLAPFMRFYLNHSELVSSHVNQMKDTIIRLQQQLGPAIDGLVATRKKLAQWITPEGMRQVGGGTLWTEDVCIPIPGRNC
- a CDS encoding MlaD family protein, with translation MIGRRTALGLAAVLVAVIGLTGCSALSPNRLPSVKSSVPLDYEVTLQFASVLNLPDGADVMMNGLQVGRVNHTETTDEGVDVVVGLTDDRPVPADSSAIIRQNTPLGDTYLALEPPTEGGGELLRDGSVIPLDRTTSPPPLEDTIAVLAYFINGGSIQKVQDTMATLNRTMPPIKNVRSIATTVSKDLDDLSRNTAQLDRMLNSLNAVSGSFSDSRQQIEHVFSEQGEHYWKTVSKSLVAHISTLLPSVGSVFTGGLFLVPLLNSAADAAEAGRGMWDQAPATGAAMAEFLEDTLIPFAKRPSVNIASVATPSVQAAGKTELLGDTKMLLRMLGAIK